A single window of Culicoides brevitarsis isolate CSIRO-B50_1 chromosome 3, AGI_CSIRO_Cbre_v1, whole genome shotgun sequence DNA harbors:
- the LOC134835946 gene encoding uncharacterized protein CG45076 isoform X4 gives MVYETDFYTTRRPYSRPTVSSYSVTKSTLKKPNPYLIKEESPDRENIDREKSRMTVKKIKKLRQKVREGAAKCEMIATKGYNFKNTQTKMPKIKMLCFDEFEDDLRSIRTQTSRVLSRIHAPLPRARRAISCTPFSSYSDRELLDRVRGRSVVRDDIFTLANYAEPARHYTASRFLDPNRPSRKFTAPKPLEDPLLDVKAKQAERAKKLASLNEVDEIELEKIRAKRLDEQKMKAEKMANDAAEAEAQKIEAARREAARQLEEERKKEEGRKLAEERMKAEAAKAKEAAELAAKKAAEEEARLAAEKARAEEEAAAAEEARLAAEKARAEEEARLAAEKAEQERLAKEEEEKRLAEEAAERAEQERLAKEEEEKRLAEEAALLAAEEERLAQEAAEKAEQERIAKEEEEKKRLAEEQARLEEEAARIAEFEKVAKEEREVELARQAAELAEIARLEAEAIKLEQLEQEQHSENADNQIESEPVVEEPLTPAAAEDTKEDISEAHATAEETPRESEQAGEDTADEADPLE, from the exons AAAAGCACTTTGAAAAAGCCAAATCcctatttaataaaagaagaaagtcCCGATCGTGAAAATATCGATCGAGAAAAGTCACGTATGAcggtaaagaaaattaaaaaattacgacaAAAAGTACGCGAGGGTGCTGCCAAATGCGAAATGATTGCAACAAAGGgctataactttaaaaataccCAAACTAAAatgcctaaaattaaaatgctctGTTTTGAC GAATTTGAAGACGACTTGAGATCAATTCGCACACAAACATCACGCGTTTTGTCACGCATTCATGCTCCCTTGCCTCGTGCAAGACGTGCAATTTCATGCACTCCTTTCTCGAGCTACTCTGATCGCGAACTTTTGGATCGCGTTCGAGGAAGATCTGTTGTTCGTGATGACATCTTCACTTTAGCCAACTATGCTGAACCTGCAAGACATTACACAG CTTCGAGATTCCTTGACCCCAATCGCCCATCTCGTAAATTCACAGCTCCCAAGCCATTGGAAGATCCTCTTCTCGATGTAAAGGCAAAGCAAGCTGAGCGTGCCAAGAAGTTGGCAAGCTTGAACGAAGTTGACGAAATTGAGTTGGAGAAAATTCGTGCCAAGCGTTTGGACGAGCAAAAAATGAAAGCAGAAAA AATGGCGAATGACGCAGCTGAAGCTGAAGCACAAAAAATCGAAGCAGCTCGTCGTGAAGCAGCGAGACAATTAGAGGAAGAGCGCAAAAAGGAAGAAGGCAGAAAATTAGCCGAAGAACGTATGAag GCTGAAGCTGCCAAAGCAAAAGAAGCTGCTGAAttg gcggCGAAAAAAGCTGCTGAAGAAGAAGCTAGATTAGCTGCTGAAAAAGCTCGTGCCGAAGAAGAAGCTGCTGCGGCGGAAGAAGCAAGATTAGCTGCTGAAAAAGCTCGTGCTGAAGAAGAAGCGAGATTAGCTGCTGAAAAGGCAGAACAAGAACGTCTCGCGAAGGAAGAGGAAGAAAAACGCCTTGCTGAAGAAGCTGCTGAAAGAGCAGAACAAGAACGTCTCGccaaggaagaagaagaaaaacgccTTGCGGAAGAAGCTGCTCTTTTAGCTGCTGAAGAGGAACGTCTCGCTCAAGAAGCTGCTGAAAAAGCTGAACAAGAACGCATCGCGAAGGAAGAAGAGGAAAAGAAACGCCTTGCTGAAGAACAAGCGCGTCTCGAGGAAGAAGCTGCCCGTATTGCTGAATTCGAAAAAGTCGCTAAGGAAGAACGTGAAGTCGAATTGGCACGTCAAGCTGCTGAATTAGCTGAAATTGCGCGTCTCGAAGCTGAAGCTATCAAACTCGAACAACTCGAACAAGAACAACACTCTGAAAATGCCGATAATCAAATTGAATCAGAGCCCGTTGTCGAGGAACCTTTGACACCCGCCGCTGCTGAAGACACAAAAGAAGACATTTCTGAAGCGCATGCAACTGCCGAAGAAACGCCTCGTGAATCAGAACAAGCTGGCGAAGATACAGCTGATGAAGCTGATCCCTtagagtaa
- the LOC134835946 gene encoding uncharacterized protein CG45076 isoform X1: MVYETDFYTTRRPYSRPTVSSYSVTKSTLKKPNPYLIKEESPDRENIDREKSRMTVKKIKKLRQKVREGAAKCEMIATKGYNFKNTQTKMPKIKMLCFDTPLRIIPGVGRVYSPNVYTYSTYLSTPYRHYTPISTYSYHLPTYSYDYSLPRSLYLPSAVPIRYYSRSSPVRVVTSPLTDYYSPLIYSVNVRPSVIHREMMRIEHKTRPRYGYDPTEDFLNSASAKEFEDDLRSIRTQTSRVLSRIHAPLPRARRAISCTPFSSYSDRELLDRVRGRSVVRDDIFTLANYAEPARHYTASRFLDPNRPSRKFTAPKPLEDPLLDVKAKQAERAKKLASLNEVDEIELEKIRAKRLDEQKMKAEKMANDAAEAEAQKIEAARREAARQLEEERKKEEGRKLAEERMKAEAAKAKEAAELAAKKAAEEEARLAAEKARAEEEAAAAEEARLAAEKARAEEEARLAAEKAEQERLAKEEEEKRLAEEAAERAEQERLAKEEEEKRLAEEAALLAAEEERLAQEAAEKAEQERIAKEEEEKKRLAEEQARLEEEAARIAEFEKVAKEEREVELARQAAELAEIARLEAEAIKLEQLEQEQHSENADNQIESEPVVEEPLTPAAAEDTKEDISEAHATAEETPRESEQAGEDTADEADPLE, translated from the exons AAAAGCACTTTGAAAAAGCCAAATCcctatttaataaaagaagaaagtcCCGATCGTGAAAATATCGATCGAGAAAAGTCACGTATGAcggtaaagaaaattaaaaaattacgacaAAAAGTACGCGAGGGTGCTGCCAAATGCGAAATGATTGCAACAAAGGgctataactttaaaaataccCAAACTAAAatgcctaaaattaaaatgctctGTTTTGAC ACTCCATTGAGAATAATTCCCGGAGTAGGAaga GTGTATTCTCCCAACGTTTACACTTATTCGACATATTTGTCAACCCCGTATCGTCATTATACGCCAATTTCCACATATTCGTACCATCTTCCAACGTACTCCTATGATTATTCGCTTCCCCGTTCACTTTACTTACCATCTGCCGTCCCGATCAGATATTATTCGCGTTCCTCGCCCGTGCGTGTCGTAACATCTCCTCTCACGGATTACTATTCGCCACTCATCTACTCCGTCAATGTGCGCCCATCCGTTATTCATCGCGAGATGATGCGTATTGAGCACAAGACTCGCCCAAGATATGGCTATGATCCCACCGAAGACTTCTTGAACAGTGCTTCAGCAAAG GAATTTGAAGACGACTTGAGATCAATTCGCACACAAACATCACGCGTTTTGTCACGCATTCATGCTCCCTTGCCTCGTGCAAGACGTGCAATTTCATGCACTCCTTTCTCGAGCTACTCTGATCGCGAACTTTTGGATCGCGTTCGAGGAAGATCTGTTGTTCGTGATGACATCTTCACTTTAGCCAACTATGCTGAACCTGCAAGACATTACACAG CTTCGAGATTCCTTGACCCCAATCGCCCATCTCGTAAATTCACAGCTCCCAAGCCATTGGAAGATCCTCTTCTCGATGTAAAGGCAAAGCAAGCTGAGCGTGCCAAGAAGTTGGCAAGCTTGAACGAAGTTGACGAAATTGAGTTGGAGAAAATTCGTGCCAAGCGTTTGGACGAGCAAAAAATGAAAGCAGAAAA AATGGCGAATGACGCAGCTGAAGCTGAAGCACAAAAAATCGAAGCAGCTCGTCGTGAAGCAGCGAGACAATTAGAGGAAGAGCGCAAAAAGGAAGAAGGCAGAAAATTAGCCGAAGAACGTATGAag GCTGAAGCTGCCAAAGCAAAAGAAGCTGCTGAAttg gcggCGAAAAAAGCTGCTGAAGAAGAAGCTAGATTAGCTGCTGAAAAAGCTCGTGCCGAAGAAGAAGCTGCTGCGGCGGAAGAAGCAAGATTAGCTGCTGAAAAAGCTCGTGCTGAAGAAGAAGCGAGATTAGCTGCTGAAAAGGCAGAACAAGAACGTCTCGCGAAGGAAGAGGAAGAAAAACGCCTTGCTGAAGAAGCTGCTGAAAGAGCAGAACAAGAACGTCTCGccaaggaagaagaagaaaaacgccTTGCGGAAGAAGCTGCTCTTTTAGCTGCTGAAGAGGAACGTCTCGCTCAAGAAGCTGCTGAAAAAGCTGAACAAGAACGCATCGCGAAGGAAGAAGAGGAAAAGAAACGCCTTGCTGAAGAACAAGCGCGTCTCGAGGAAGAAGCTGCCCGTATTGCTGAATTCGAAAAAGTCGCTAAGGAAGAACGTGAAGTCGAATTGGCACGTCAAGCTGCTGAATTAGCTGAAATTGCGCGTCTCGAAGCTGAAGCTATCAAACTCGAACAACTCGAACAAGAACAACACTCTGAAAATGCCGATAATCAAATTGAATCAGAGCCCGTTGTCGAGGAACCTTTGACACCCGCCGCTGCTGAAGACACAAAAGAAGACATTTCTGAAGCGCATGCAACTGCCGAAGAAACGCCTCGTGAATCAGAACAAGCTGGCGAAGATACAGCTGATGAAGCTGATCCCTtagagtaa
- the LOC134835946 gene encoding uncharacterized protein CG45076 isoform X3, producing MVYETDFYTTRRPYSRPTVSSYSVTKSTLKKPNPYLIKEESPDRENIDREKSRMTVKKIKKLRQKVREGAAKCEMIATKGYNFKNTQTKMPKIKMLCFDTPLRIIPGVGREFEDDLRSIRTQTSRVLSRIHAPLPRARRAISCTPFSSYSDRELLDRVRGRSVVRDDIFTLANYAEPARHYTASRFLDPNRPSRKFTAPKPLEDPLLDVKAKQAERAKKLASLNEVDEIELEKIRAKRLDEQKMKAEKMANDAAEAEAQKIEAARREAARQLEEERKKEEGRKLAEERMKAEAAKAKEAAELAAKKAAEEEARLAAEKARAEEEAAAAEEARLAAEKARAEEEARLAAEKAEQERLAKEEEEKRLAEEAAERAEQERLAKEEEEKRLAEEAALLAAEEERLAQEAAEKAEQERIAKEEEEKKRLAEEQARLEEEAARIAEFEKVAKEEREVELARQAAELAEIARLEAEAIKLEQLEQEQHSENADNQIESEPVVEEPLTPAAAEDTKEDISEAHATAEETPRESEQAGEDTADEADPLE from the exons AAAAGCACTTTGAAAAAGCCAAATCcctatttaataaaagaagaaagtcCCGATCGTGAAAATATCGATCGAGAAAAGTCACGTATGAcggtaaagaaaattaaaaaattacgacaAAAAGTACGCGAGGGTGCTGCCAAATGCGAAATGATTGCAACAAAGGgctataactttaaaaataccCAAACTAAAatgcctaaaattaaaatgctctGTTTTGAC ACTCCATTGAGAATAATTCCCGGAGTAGGAaga GAATTTGAAGACGACTTGAGATCAATTCGCACACAAACATCACGCGTTTTGTCACGCATTCATGCTCCCTTGCCTCGTGCAAGACGTGCAATTTCATGCACTCCTTTCTCGAGCTACTCTGATCGCGAACTTTTGGATCGCGTTCGAGGAAGATCTGTTGTTCGTGATGACATCTTCACTTTAGCCAACTATGCTGAACCTGCAAGACATTACACAG CTTCGAGATTCCTTGACCCCAATCGCCCATCTCGTAAATTCACAGCTCCCAAGCCATTGGAAGATCCTCTTCTCGATGTAAAGGCAAAGCAAGCTGAGCGTGCCAAGAAGTTGGCAAGCTTGAACGAAGTTGACGAAATTGAGTTGGAGAAAATTCGTGCCAAGCGTTTGGACGAGCAAAAAATGAAAGCAGAAAA AATGGCGAATGACGCAGCTGAAGCTGAAGCACAAAAAATCGAAGCAGCTCGTCGTGAAGCAGCGAGACAATTAGAGGAAGAGCGCAAAAAGGAAGAAGGCAGAAAATTAGCCGAAGAACGTATGAag GCTGAAGCTGCCAAAGCAAAAGAAGCTGCTGAAttg gcggCGAAAAAAGCTGCTGAAGAAGAAGCTAGATTAGCTGCTGAAAAAGCTCGTGCCGAAGAAGAAGCTGCTGCGGCGGAAGAAGCAAGATTAGCTGCTGAAAAAGCTCGTGCTGAAGAAGAAGCGAGATTAGCTGCTGAAAAGGCAGAACAAGAACGTCTCGCGAAGGAAGAGGAAGAAAAACGCCTTGCTGAAGAAGCTGCTGAAAGAGCAGAACAAGAACGTCTCGccaaggaagaagaagaaaaacgccTTGCGGAAGAAGCTGCTCTTTTAGCTGCTGAAGAGGAACGTCTCGCTCAAGAAGCTGCTGAAAAAGCTGAACAAGAACGCATCGCGAAGGAAGAAGAGGAAAAGAAACGCCTTGCTGAAGAACAAGCGCGTCTCGAGGAAGAAGCTGCCCGTATTGCTGAATTCGAAAAAGTCGCTAAGGAAGAACGTGAAGTCGAATTGGCACGTCAAGCTGCTGAATTAGCTGAAATTGCGCGTCTCGAAGCTGAAGCTATCAAACTCGAACAACTCGAACAAGAACAACACTCTGAAAATGCCGATAATCAAATTGAATCAGAGCCCGTTGTCGAGGAACCTTTGACACCCGCCGCTGCTGAAGACACAAAAGAAGACATTTCTGAAGCGCATGCAACTGCCGAAGAAACGCCTCGTGAATCAGAACAAGCTGGCGAAGATACAGCTGATGAAGCTGATCCCTtagagtaa
- the LOC134835946 gene encoding uncharacterized protein CG45076 isoform X2: MVYETDFYTTRRPYSRPTVSSYSVTTPLRIIPGVGRVYSPNVYTYSTYLSTPYRHYTPISTYSYHLPTYSYDYSLPRSLYLPSAVPIRYYSRSSPVRVVTSPLTDYYSPLIYSVNVRPSVIHREMMRIEHKTRPRYGYDPTEDFLNSASAKEFEDDLRSIRTQTSRVLSRIHAPLPRARRAISCTPFSSYSDRELLDRVRGRSVVRDDIFTLANYAEPARHYTASRFLDPNRPSRKFTAPKPLEDPLLDVKAKQAERAKKLASLNEVDEIELEKIRAKRLDEQKMKAEKMANDAAEAEAQKIEAARREAARQLEEERKKEEGRKLAEERMKAEAAKAKEAAELAAKKAAEEEARLAAEKARAEEEAAAAEEARLAAEKARAEEEARLAAEKAEQERLAKEEEEKRLAEEAAERAEQERLAKEEEEKRLAEEAALLAAEEERLAQEAAEKAEQERIAKEEEEKKRLAEEQARLEEEAARIAEFEKVAKEEREVELARQAAELAEIARLEAEAIKLEQLEQEQHSENADNQIESEPVVEEPLTPAAAEDTKEDISEAHATAEETPRESEQAGEDTADEADPLE; encoded by the exons ACTCCATTGAGAATAATTCCCGGAGTAGGAaga GTGTATTCTCCCAACGTTTACACTTATTCGACATATTTGTCAACCCCGTATCGTCATTATACGCCAATTTCCACATATTCGTACCATCTTCCAACGTACTCCTATGATTATTCGCTTCCCCGTTCACTTTACTTACCATCTGCCGTCCCGATCAGATATTATTCGCGTTCCTCGCCCGTGCGTGTCGTAACATCTCCTCTCACGGATTACTATTCGCCACTCATCTACTCCGTCAATGTGCGCCCATCCGTTATTCATCGCGAGATGATGCGTATTGAGCACAAGACTCGCCCAAGATATGGCTATGATCCCACCGAAGACTTCTTGAACAGTGCTTCAGCAAAG GAATTTGAAGACGACTTGAGATCAATTCGCACACAAACATCACGCGTTTTGTCACGCATTCATGCTCCCTTGCCTCGTGCAAGACGTGCAATTTCATGCACTCCTTTCTCGAGCTACTCTGATCGCGAACTTTTGGATCGCGTTCGAGGAAGATCTGTTGTTCGTGATGACATCTTCACTTTAGCCAACTATGCTGAACCTGCAAGACATTACACAG CTTCGAGATTCCTTGACCCCAATCGCCCATCTCGTAAATTCACAGCTCCCAAGCCATTGGAAGATCCTCTTCTCGATGTAAAGGCAAAGCAAGCTGAGCGTGCCAAGAAGTTGGCAAGCTTGAACGAAGTTGACGAAATTGAGTTGGAGAAAATTCGTGCCAAGCGTTTGGACGAGCAAAAAATGAAAGCAGAAAA AATGGCGAATGACGCAGCTGAAGCTGAAGCACAAAAAATCGAAGCAGCTCGTCGTGAAGCAGCGAGACAATTAGAGGAAGAGCGCAAAAAGGAAGAAGGCAGAAAATTAGCCGAAGAACGTATGAag GCTGAAGCTGCCAAAGCAAAAGAAGCTGCTGAAttg gcggCGAAAAAAGCTGCTGAAGAAGAAGCTAGATTAGCTGCTGAAAAAGCTCGTGCCGAAGAAGAAGCTGCTGCGGCGGAAGAAGCAAGATTAGCTGCTGAAAAAGCTCGTGCTGAAGAAGAAGCGAGATTAGCTGCTGAAAAGGCAGAACAAGAACGTCTCGCGAAGGAAGAGGAAGAAAAACGCCTTGCTGAAGAAGCTGCTGAAAGAGCAGAACAAGAACGTCTCGccaaggaagaagaagaaaaacgccTTGCGGAAGAAGCTGCTCTTTTAGCTGCTGAAGAGGAACGTCTCGCTCAAGAAGCTGCTGAAAAAGCTGAACAAGAACGCATCGCGAAGGAAGAAGAGGAAAAGAAACGCCTTGCTGAAGAACAAGCGCGTCTCGAGGAAGAAGCTGCCCGTATTGCTGAATTCGAAAAAGTCGCTAAGGAAGAACGTGAAGTCGAATTGGCACGTCAAGCTGCTGAATTAGCTGAAATTGCGCGTCTCGAAGCTGAAGCTATCAAACTCGAACAACTCGAACAAGAACAACACTCTGAAAATGCCGATAATCAAATTGAATCAGAGCCCGTTGTCGAGGAACCTTTGACACCCGCCGCTGCTGAAGACACAAAAGAAGACATTTCTGAAGCGCATGCAACTGCCGAAGAAACGCCTCGTGAATCAGAACAAGCTGGCGAAGATACAGCTGATGAAGCTGATCCCTtagagtaa
- the LOC134835946 gene encoding uncharacterized protein CG45076 isoform X5, with translation MVYETDFYTTRRPYSRPTVSSYSVTTPLRIIPGVGREFEDDLRSIRTQTSRVLSRIHAPLPRARRAISCTPFSSYSDRELLDRVRGRSVVRDDIFTLANYAEPARHYTASRFLDPNRPSRKFTAPKPLEDPLLDVKAKQAERAKKLASLNEVDEIELEKIRAKRLDEQKMKAEKMANDAAEAEAQKIEAARREAARQLEEERKKEEGRKLAEERMKAEAAKAKEAAELAAKKAAEEEARLAAEKARAEEEAAAAEEARLAAEKARAEEEARLAAEKAEQERLAKEEEEKRLAEEAAERAEQERLAKEEEEKRLAEEAALLAAEEERLAQEAAEKAEQERIAKEEEEKKRLAEEQARLEEEAARIAEFEKVAKEEREVELARQAAELAEIARLEAEAIKLEQLEQEQHSENADNQIESEPVVEEPLTPAAAEDTKEDISEAHATAEETPRESEQAGEDTADEADPLE, from the exons ACTCCATTGAGAATAATTCCCGGAGTAGGAaga GAATTTGAAGACGACTTGAGATCAATTCGCACACAAACATCACGCGTTTTGTCACGCATTCATGCTCCCTTGCCTCGTGCAAGACGTGCAATTTCATGCACTCCTTTCTCGAGCTACTCTGATCGCGAACTTTTGGATCGCGTTCGAGGAAGATCTGTTGTTCGTGATGACATCTTCACTTTAGCCAACTATGCTGAACCTGCAAGACATTACACAG CTTCGAGATTCCTTGACCCCAATCGCCCATCTCGTAAATTCACAGCTCCCAAGCCATTGGAAGATCCTCTTCTCGATGTAAAGGCAAAGCAAGCTGAGCGTGCCAAGAAGTTGGCAAGCTTGAACGAAGTTGACGAAATTGAGTTGGAGAAAATTCGTGCCAAGCGTTTGGACGAGCAAAAAATGAAAGCAGAAAA AATGGCGAATGACGCAGCTGAAGCTGAAGCACAAAAAATCGAAGCAGCTCGTCGTGAAGCAGCGAGACAATTAGAGGAAGAGCGCAAAAAGGAAGAAGGCAGAAAATTAGCCGAAGAACGTATGAag GCTGAAGCTGCCAAAGCAAAAGAAGCTGCTGAAttg gcggCGAAAAAAGCTGCTGAAGAAGAAGCTAGATTAGCTGCTGAAAAAGCTCGTGCCGAAGAAGAAGCTGCTGCGGCGGAAGAAGCAAGATTAGCTGCTGAAAAAGCTCGTGCTGAAGAAGAAGCGAGATTAGCTGCTGAAAAGGCAGAACAAGAACGTCTCGCGAAGGAAGAGGAAGAAAAACGCCTTGCTGAAGAAGCTGCTGAAAGAGCAGAACAAGAACGTCTCGccaaggaagaagaagaaaaacgccTTGCGGAAGAAGCTGCTCTTTTAGCTGCTGAAGAGGAACGTCTCGCTCAAGAAGCTGCTGAAAAAGCTGAACAAGAACGCATCGCGAAGGAAGAAGAGGAAAAGAAACGCCTTGCTGAAGAACAAGCGCGTCTCGAGGAAGAAGCTGCCCGTATTGCTGAATTCGAAAAAGTCGCTAAGGAAGAACGTGAAGTCGAATTGGCACGTCAAGCTGCTGAATTAGCTGAAATTGCGCGTCTCGAAGCTGAAGCTATCAAACTCGAACAACTCGAACAAGAACAACACTCTGAAAATGCCGATAATCAAATTGAATCAGAGCCCGTTGTCGAGGAACCTTTGACACCCGCCGCTGCTGAAGACACAAAAGAAGACATTTCTGAAGCGCATGCAACTGCCGAAGAAACGCCTCGTGAATCAGAACAAGCTGGCGAAGATACAGCTGATGAAGCTGATCCCTtagagtaa
- the LOC134835652 gene encoding uncharacterized protein LOC134835652: MQQQHIIASYLPWILWRLALTLLMFCGIAVTETNSLHDLPDIVCGNTTKLFLECFQNSPELFASVNIPITREQVVSRCKLFTRGIACTNRYLDKCSTPEHKRIVQNEIYGANKLYEYLCDDMHFQREFLKNKQCFVDIQKDWSVCEKGYKEILKELVAHKKKDNLHFMDYCCARAAYEDCSTKIARYKCRSGSYLFVAKIAEIISTDKRFGDCKHVEKTFCSSARRIEMDKNLSRIYVVLIPAVIVRLARSIC; the protein is encoded by the exons ATGCAGCAACAACACATAATTGCAAGTTATCTCCCTTGGATATTATGGAGACTCGCGTTAACATTACTAATGTTTTGCGGAATAGCGGTTACAG AAACAAATTCGTTGCATGATCTGCCCGATATTGTCTGCGGTAACACAACCAAACTATTTTTGGAATGCTTTCAAAACAGTCCTGAGCTATTTGCATCAGTGAACATCCCGATCACACGAGAACAAGTCGTTTCTCGTTgcaa ACTTTTTACACGCGGTATCGCTTGCACAAACAGATATTTAGACAAATGTAGTACGCCGGAACACAAGAGAATTGTCCAGAATGAGATTTATGGCGCTAACAAGTTGTACGAGTATTTGTGTGACGACATGCACTTTCAACGAG AGTTTTTGAAGAACAAACAATGTTTCGTCGATATACAAAAAGATTGGAGCGTTTGCGAGAAAGGCTAcaaggaaattttgaaagaattggTTGCTCACAAGAAGAAAGACAACTTGCACTTTATGGACTATTGTTG tGCACGTGCAGCTTACGAAGATTGTTCCACGAAAATAGCACGTTACAAATGTCGCAGCGGCTCGTATTTATTTGTAGCGAAAATCGCAGAAATTATATCGACAGATAAGCGATTTGGAGACTGTAAGCACGTTGAAAAGACCTTTTGTTCGAGTGCTCGTAGAATAgaaatggacaaaaatttaagtagaATTTACGTTGTTTTAATCCCCGCCGTAATCGTTCGTCTTGCACGGAGTATTTGTTAG